Proteins encoded together in one Ammospiza caudacuta isolate bAmmCau1 chromosome 27, bAmmCau1.pri, whole genome shotgun sequence window:
- the TLK2 gene encoding serine/threonine-protein kinase tousled-like 2 isoform X1: MMEELHSLDPRRQELLEARFTGVGVAKVGASNSLPTPPSLRPSCSALALGPLNSESSNQSLCSVGSLSDKELETPEKKQNDQRNRKRKAEAYETSQGKGTPRGHKISDYFEFAGGSGPGTSPGRSVPPVARSSPQHSLSNPLPRRMEQPLYGVDGSAAKEPQEEHSALPTLMSVMLAKQRLENEQLAQRGGGLCFTFVSAQQGSPSSTGSGNTEHSCTSQKQISIQHKQSQSDLTMEKISALENSKNSDLEKKEGRIDDLLRANCDLRRQIDEQQKMLEKYKERLNRCVTMSKKLLIEKSKQEKMACRDKSMQDRLRLGHFTTVRHGASFTEQWTDGYAFQNLIKQQERINSQREEIERQRKMLAKRKPPAMGQTPPASTEQKQRKSKTNGAENETLTLAEYHEQEEIFKLRLGHLKKEEAEIQAELERLERVRNLHIRELKRIHNEDNSQFKDHPTLNDRYLLLHLLGRGGFSEVYKAFDLTEQRYVAVKIHQLNKNWRDEKKENYHKHACREYRIHKELDHPRIVKLYDYFSLDTDSFCTVLEYCEGNDLDFYLKQHKLMSEKEARSIIMQIVNALKYLNEIKPPIIHYDLKPGNILLVNGTACGEIKITDFGLSKIMDDDSYNSVDGMELTSQGAGTYWYLPPECFVVGKEPPKISNKVDVWSVGVIFYQCLYGRKPFGHNQSQQDILQENTILKATEVQFPPKPVVTPEAKAFIRRCLAYRKEDRIDVQQLACDPYLLPHIRKSVSTSSPAGAAIASTSGSSNNSSSN, from the exons GGTCCGTTAAATAGTGAGTCTTCCAACCAGAGCTTGTGCAGCGTGGGCTCTCTGAGTGATAAAGAGTTGGAG ACTcctgagaaaaagcagaatgaCCAGCGGAATAGGAAGAGGAAAGCAGAAGCCTACGAGACCAGCCAAG GGAAAGGCACTCCTAGAGGACATAAAATTAGTGATTATTTTGAG TTTGCTGGGGGCAGTGGCCCAGGAACCAGTCCTGGTAGAAGTGTGCCGCCTGTCGCCAGATCCTCTCCGCAGCATTCCCTGTCCAACCCCTTGCCG CGGCGAATGGAGCAGCCGCTGTATGGGGTAGACGGCAGCGCAGCCAAGGAGCCGCAGGAGGAACACTCTGCTCTGCCAACACTGATGTCGGTGATGCTGGCGAAGCAGCGGCTAGAGAAtgagcagctggcacagaggggaggTGGCCTCTGTTTTACTTTTGTCTCG gcccagcaaggcagcccaTCTTCTACCGGATCAGGGAACACTGAGCATTCCTGCACCTCCCAAAAACAGATTTCCATCCAGCACAAACAGTCACAG TCTGACCTCAcaatggaaaaaatatctgCACTAGAAAACAGTAAGAACTCTGACTTGGAGAAGAAGGAGGGGAGGATAGATGACTTATTAAGA GCCAACTGTGATTTGAGACGGCAGATAGACGAGCAGCAAAAGATGCTGGAGAAGTACAAGGAGCGGTTGAATCGATGTGTAACGATGAGCAAGAAGCTTCTTATAGAAAAG tcAAAGCAGGAGAAGATGGCATGCAGGGATAAGAGCATGCAGGATCGATTGAGGCTGGGGCACTTCACCACGGTGCGGCACGGCGCATCCTTCACCGAGCAGTGGACAGATGGCTATGCCTTCCAGAACCTCATCAA GCAACAGGAAAGGATAAATTCCCAGCGGGAAGAAATAGAAAGACAACGAAAAATGTTAGCAAAGAGGAAGCCACCCGCGATGGGCCAGACCCCTCCAGCAAGCACCGAGCAGAAGCAGCGCAAGAGCAAGACCAATGGAGCAGAAAATGAAAC GTTAACATTAGCAGAATACCATGAACAGGAGGAAATCTTCAAACTCCGACTAGGTCATCTTAAAAAG GAAGAAGCTGAGATCCAGGCAGAACTGGAACGACTAGAGAGGGTTAGAAATCTGCACATCAGGGAATTGAAAAGGATACACAATGAAGATAATTCACA ATTTAAAGACCATCCAACGCTAAATGATAGATATTTGTTGCTACATCTTCTGGGTAGAGGTGGCTTCAGTGAAGTATATAAG GCATTTGATTTAACAGAACAGAGATACGTAGCTGTGAAAATACACCAGTTAAATAAAAACTGGAGGgatgagaagaaagaaaactatCACAA ACATGCATGTAGAGAGTACAGAATTCACAAAGAACTGGATCACCCTCGAATAGTTAAACTATATGACTACTTCTCACTGGATACTGACTC gttTTGTACAGTGTTAGAATACTGTGAGGGGAATGATCTGGATTTCTACCTGAAACAGCACAAGCTAATGTCGGAGAAAGAGGCACGATCCATTATCATGCAGATTGTGAAtgctttaaaatacttaaatgaAATCAAACCTCCCATCATACACTATGACCTTAAACCAG GTAACATTCTTCTAGTCAATGGTACTGCATgtggagaaataaaaatcacagattTTGGACTTTCCAAAATCATGGACGATGACAGCTACAACTCAGTTGATGGCATGGAGCTGACATCGCAGGGGGCTGGTACTTACTG GTATTTACCACCAGAATGTTTTGTGGTTGGGAAAGAACCTCCAAAGATTTCAAATAAAGTTGATGTCTGGTCAGTGGGAGTCATCTTCTATCAGTGTCTATATGGCAGAAAG CCCTTCGGTCACAACCAGTCACAACAGGACATCTTGCAGGAGAACACAATCCTGAAAGCTACTGAGGTGCAGTTCCCTCCAAAACCAGTAGTCACACCAGAAGCAAAG GCGTTCATCAGGCGGTGTCTGGCCTATCGGAAGGAGGACAGGATAGATGTCCAGCAGCTGGCCTGTGACCCCTACTTGCTGCCTCACATCCGCAAATCTGTATCCACAagcagcccagctggagctgcaattGCATCAACCTCTGGATCATCCAATAACAGCTCTTCAAACTGA
- the TLK2 gene encoding serine/threonine-protein kinase tousled-like 2 isoform X3: protein MMEELHSLDPRRQELLEARFTGVGVAKVGASNSLPTPPSLRPSCSALALGPLNSESSNQSLCSVGSLSDKELETPEKKQNDQRNRKRKAEAYETSQGKGTPRGHKISDYFEFAGGSGPGTSPGRSVPPVARSSPQHSLSNPLPAQQGSPSSTGSGNTEHSCTSQKQISIQHKQSQSDLTMEKISALENSKNSDLEKKEGRIDDLLRANCDLRRQIDEQQKMLEKYKERLNRCVTMSKKLLIEKSKQEKMACRDKSMQDRLRLGHFTTVRHGASFTEQWTDGYAFQNLIKQQERINSQREEIERQRKMLAKRKPPAMGQTPPASTEQKQRKSKTNGAENETLTLAEYHEQEEIFKLRLGHLKKEEAEIQAELERLERVRNLHIRELKRIHNEDNSQFKDHPTLNDRYLLLHLLGRGGFSEVYKAFDLTEQRYVAVKIHQLNKNWRDEKKENYHKHACREYRIHKELDHPRIVKLYDYFSLDTDSFCTVLEYCEGNDLDFYLKQHKLMSEKEARSIIMQIVNALKYLNEIKPPIIHYDLKPGNILLVNGTACGEIKITDFGLSKIMDDDSYNSVDGMELTSQGAGTYWYLPPECFVVGKEPPKISNKVDVWSVGVIFYQCLYGRKPFGHNQSQQDILQENTILKATEVQFPPKPVVTPEAKAFIRRCLAYRKEDRIDVQQLACDPYLLPHIRKSVSTSSPAGAAIASTSGSSNNSSSN, encoded by the exons GGTCCGTTAAATAGTGAGTCTTCCAACCAGAGCTTGTGCAGCGTGGGCTCTCTGAGTGATAAAGAGTTGGAG ACTcctgagaaaaagcagaatgaCCAGCGGAATAGGAAGAGGAAAGCAGAAGCCTACGAGACCAGCCAAG GGAAAGGCACTCCTAGAGGACATAAAATTAGTGATTATTTTGAG TTTGCTGGGGGCAGTGGCCCAGGAACCAGTCCTGGTAGAAGTGTGCCGCCTGTCGCCAGATCCTCTCCGCAGCATTCCCTGTCCAACCCCTTGCCG gcccagcaaggcagcccaTCTTCTACCGGATCAGGGAACACTGAGCATTCCTGCACCTCCCAAAAACAGATTTCCATCCAGCACAAACAGTCACAG TCTGACCTCAcaatggaaaaaatatctgCACTAGAAAACAGTAAGAACTCTGACTTGGAGAAGAAGGAGGGGAGGATAGATGACTTATTAAGA GCCAACTGTGATTTGAGACGGCAGATAGACGAGCAGCAAAAGATGCTGGAGAAGTACAAGGAGCGGTTGAATCGATGTGTAACGATGAGCAAGAAGCTTCTTATAGAAAAG tcAAAGCAGGAGAAGATGGCATGCAGGGATAAGAGCATGCAGGATCGATTGAGGCTGGGGCACTTCACCACGGTGCGGCACGGCGCATCCTTCACCGAGCAGTGGACAGATGGCTATGCCTTCCAGAACCTCATCAA GCAACAGGAAAGGATAAATTCCCAGCGGGAAGAAATAGAAAGACAACGAAAAATGTTAGCAAAGAGGAAGCCACCCGCGATGGGCCAGACCCCTCCAGCAAGCACCGAGCAGAAGCAGCGCAAGAGCAAGACCAATGGAGCAGAAAATGAAAC GTTAACATTAGCAGAATACCATGAACAGGAGGAAATCTTCAAACTCCGACTAGGTCATCTTAAAAAG GAAGAAGCTGAGATCCAGGCAGAACTGGAACGACTAGAGAGGGTTAGAAATCTGCACATCAGGGAATTGAAAAGGATACACAATGAAGATAATTCACA ATTTAAAGACCATCCAACGCTAAATGATAGATATTTGTTGCTACATCTTCTGGGTAGAGGTGGCTTCAGTGAAGTATATAAG GCATTTGATTTAACAGAACAGAGATACGTAGCTGTGAAAATACACCAGTTAAATAAAAACTGGAGGgatgagaagaaagaaaactatCACAA ACATGCATGTAGAGAGTACAGAATTCACAAAGAACTGGATCACCCTCGAATAGTTAAACTATATGACTACTTCTCACTGGATACTGACTC gttTTGTACAGTGTTAGAATACTGTGAGGGGAATGATCTGGATTTCTACCTGAAACAGCACAAGCTAATGTCGGAGAAAGAGGCACGATCCATTATCATGCAGATTGTGAAtgctttaaaatacttaaatgaAATCAAACCTCCCATCATACACTATGACCTTAAACCAG GTAACATTCTTCTAGTCAATGGTACTGCATgtggagaaataaaaatcacagattTTGGACTTTCCAAAATCATGGACGATGACAGCTACAACTCAGTTGATGGCATGGAGCTGACATCGCAGGGGGCTGGTACTTACTG GTATTTACCACCAGAATGTTTTGTGGTTGGGAAAGAACCTCCAAAGATTTCAAATAAAGTTGATGTCTGGTCAGTGGGAGTCATCTTCTATCAGTGTCTATATGGCAGAAAG CCCTTCGGTCACAACCAGTCACAACAGGACATCTTGCAGGAGAACACAATCCTGAAAGCTACTGAGGTGCAGTTCCCTCCAAAACCAGTAGTCACACCAGAAGCAAAG GCGTTCATCAGGCGGTGTCTGGCCTATCGGAAGGAGGACAGGATAGATGTCCAGCAGCTGGCCTGTGACCCCTACTTGCTGCCTCACATCCGCAAATCTGTATCCACAagcagcccagctggagctgcaattGCATCAACCTCTGGATCATCCAATAACAGCTCTTCAAACTGA
- the TLK2 gene encoding serine/threonine-protein kinase tousled-like 2 isoform X2, which yields MMEELHSLDPRRQELLEARFTGVGVAKGPLNSESSNQSLCSVGSLSDKELETPEKKQNDQRNRKRKAEAYETSQGKGTPRGHKISDYFEFAGGSGPGTSPGRSVPPVARSSPQHSLSNPLPRRMEQPLYGVDGSAAKEPQEEHSALPTLMSVMLAKQRLENEQLAQRGGGLCFTFVSAQQGSPSSTGSGNTEHSCTSQKQISIQHKQSQSDLTMEKISALENSKNSDLEKKEGRIDDLLRANCDLRRQIDEQQKMLEKYKERLNRCVTMSKKLLIEKSKQEKMACRDKSMQDRLRLGHFTTVRHGASFTEQWTDGYAFQNLIKQQERINSQREEIERQRKMLAKRKPPAMGQTPPASTEQKQRKSKTNGAENETLTLAEYHEQEEIFKLRLGHLKKEEAEIQAELERLERVRNLHIRELKRIHNEDNSQFKDHPTLNDRYLLLHLLGRGGFSEVYKAFDLTEQRYVAVKIHQLNKNWRDEKKENYHKHACREYRIHKELDHPRIVKLYDYFSLDTDSFCTVLEYCEGNDLDFYLKQHKLMSEKEARSIIMQIVNALKYLNEIKPPIIHYDLKPGNILLVNGTACGEIKITDFGLSKIMDDDSYNSVDGMELTSQGAGTYWYLPPECFVVGKEPPKISNKVDVWSVGVIFYQCLYGRKPFGHNQSQQDILQENTILKATEVQFPPKPVVTPEAKAFIRRCLAYRKEDRIDVQQLACDPYLLPHIRKSVSTSSPAGAAIASTSGSSNNSSSN from the exons GGTCCGTTAAATAGTGAGTCTTCCAACCAGAGCTTGTGCAGCGTGGGCTCTCTGAGTGATAAAGAGTTGGAG ACTcctgagaaaaagcagaatgaCCAGCGGAATAGGAAGAGGAAAGCAGAAGCCTACGAGACCAGCCAAG GGAAAGGCACTCCTAGAGGACATAAAATTAGTGATTATTTTGAG TTTGCTGGGGGCAGTGGCCCAGGAACCAGTCCTGGTAGAAGTGTGCCGCCTGTCGCCAGATCCTCTCCGCAGCATTCCCTGTCCAACCCCTTGCCG CGGCGAATGGAGCAGCCGCTGTATGGGGTAGACGGCAGCGCAGCCAAGGAGCCGCAGGAGGAACACTCTGCTCTGCCAACACTGATGTCGGTGATGCTGGCGAAGCAGCGGCTAGAGAAtgagcagctggcacagaggggaggTGGCCTCTGTTTTACTTTTGTCTCG gcccagcaaggcagcccaTCTTCTACCGGATCAGGGAACACTGAGCATTCCTGCACCTCCCAAAAACAGATTTCCATCCAGCACAAACAGTCACAG TCTGACCTCAcaatggaaaaaatatctgCACTAGAAAACAGTAAGAACTCTGACTTGGAGAAGAAGGAGGGGAGGATAGATGACTTATTAAGA GCCAACTGTGATTTGAGACGGCAGATAGACGAGCAGCAAAAGATGCTGGAGAAGTACAAGGAGCGGTTGAATCGATGTGTAACGATGAGCAAGAAGCTTCTTATAGAAAAG tcAAAGCAGGAGAAGATGGCATGCAGGGATAAGAGCATGCAGGATCGATTGAGGCTGGGGCACTTCACCACGGTGCGGCACGGCGCATCCTTCACCGAGCAGTGGACAGATGGCTATGCCTTCCAGAACCTCATCAA GCAACAGGAAAGGATAAATTCCCAGCGGGAAGAAATAGAAAGACAACGAAAAATGTTAGCAAAGAGGAAGCCACCCGCGATGGGCCAGACCCCTCCAGCAAGCACCGAGCAGAAGCAGCGCAAGAGCAAGACCAATGGAGCAGAAAATGAAAC GTTAACATTAGCAGAATACCATGAACAGGAGGAAATCTTCAAACTCCGACTAGGTCATCTTAAAAAG GAAGAAGCTGAGATCCAGGCAGAACTGGAACGACTAGAGAGGGTTAGAAATCTGCACATCAGGGAATTGAAAAGGATACACAATGAAGATAATTCACA ATTTAAAGACCATCCAACGCTAAATGATAGATATTTGTTGCTACATCTTCTGGGTAGAGGTGGCTTCAGTGAAGTATATAAG GCATTTGATTTAACAGAACAGAGATACGTAGCTGTGAAAATACACCAGTTAAATAAAAACTGGAGGgatgagaagaaagaaaactatCACAA ACATGCATGTAGAGAGTACAGAATTCACAAAGAACTGGATCACCCTCGAATAGTTAAACTATATGACTACTTCTCACTGGATACTGACTC gttTTGTACAGTGTTAGAATACTGTGAGGGGAATGATCTGGATTTCTACCTGAAACAGCACAAGCTAATGTCGGAGAAAGAGGCACGATCCATTATCATGCAGATTGTGAAtgctttaaaatacttaaatgaAATCAAACCTCCCATCATACACTATGACCTTAAACCAG GTAACATTCTTCTAGTCAATGGTACTGCATgtggagaaataaaaatcacagattTTGGACTTTCCAAAATCATGGACGATGACAGCTACAACTCAGTTGATGGCATGGAGCTGACATCGCAGGGGGCTGGTACTTACTG GTATTTACCACCAGAATGTTTTGTGGTTGGGAAAGAACCTCCAAAGATTTCAAATAAAGTTGATGTCTGGTCAGTGGGAGTCATCTTCTATCAGTGTCTATATGGCAGAAAG CCCTTCGGTCACAACCAGTCACAACAGGACATCTTGCAGGAGAACACAATCCTGAAAGCTACTGAGGTGCAGTTCCCTCCAAAACCAGTAGTCACACCAGAAGCAAAG GCGTTCATCAGGCGGTGTCTGGCCTATCGGAAGGAGGACAGGATAGATGTCCAGCAGCTGGCCTGTGACCCCTACTTGCTGCCTCACATCCGCAAATCTGTATCCACAagcagcccagctggagctgcaattGCATCAACCTCTGGATCATCCAATAACAGCTCTTCAAACTGA